In Carya illinoinensis cultivar Pawnee chromosome 7, C.illinoinensisPawnee_v1, whole genome shotgun sequence, the following are encoded in one genomic region:
- the LOC122317284 gene encoding ankyrin repeat-containing protein At5g02620-like, whose translation MRRLAAWLRNWISFSLPDASSSPPASRILPITMKDYNVADFLLEVIQKKPNLASEADAFGWTPLHYAAYYGREQVMELLLQYAGSSEFHKKDKEGMSALHIAAERGHLKIVKKVVSKFPSTYELLDNRGRTPLHVAAESGKSLPMLLYLFSNAPDDLINKRDNRGNTLLHLAAVNARFWTLAGLASDRRVDRGAINKEGLSCLEILKPRIMTVPSSEDVIFSLEGLGFLPSLQAAFPGRTIKVQTTGTSEPQIESRKTSKQEENDSSINGKTEQGADGSFIKEKANVNLLVATFVATVTFAAIFTMPYKQDGATSGQNLAFGAFAIANSISFVLSAASMFLHFLAFGRKGEAPDAFSGFLTYSGQLVPSAVYALVVAYSTGSYGVLAHYSPKIASLAFGFGLIFFIGPLFAFIRLVWWASK comes from the exons ATGAGAAGGTTGGCGGCCTGGCTTAGAAACTggatttcattctctcttcctGATGCTAGCAGTTCGCCCCCTGCCTCCCGAATTCTACCAATAACCATGAAAGATTACAATGTAGCAG ATTTTCTGTTGGAGGTGATacaaaaaaaaccaaatttagCCTCGGAAGCCGATGCTTTTGGGTGGACTCCTCTGCACTATGCTGCATACTACGGCAGAGAGCAAGTCATGGAACTGTTATTACAATATGCAGGTTCTTCGGAATTTCACAAAAAGGACAAGGAAGGAATGTCTGCTCTTCACATTGCAGCCGAGCGAGGCCACCTCAAGATAGTGAAGAAGGTGGTTTCAAAGTTTCCTAGTACGTACGAACTATTGGACAATAGAGGCCGTACGCCCCTCCATGTGGCTGCGGAAAGTGGGAAAAGCTTACCGATGCTCTTGTATCTATTTTCGAATGCGCCTGATGATCTCATAAACAAGCGAGATAACAGGGGCAACACGCTGTTGCATCTGGCTGCTGTCAATGCACGATTCTGGACACTAGCTGGACTGGCATCGGATAGAAGAGTGGACAGAGGGGCTATTAACAAGGAAGGACTAAGTTGCTTGGAAATTCTTAAACCAAGAATTATGACGGTACCGTCTAGTGAG GACGTCATCTTTTCATTAGAGGGCCTTGGCTTTCTACCAAGTTTGCAAGCTGCATTTCCCGGAAGAACTATCAAAGTACAAACTACTGGGACCAGCGAACCACAAATCGAGAGTAGAAAAACAtcaaagcaagaagaaaatgacTCATCTATTAATGGAAAAACAGAACAAGGGGCAGATGGTTCTTTTATTAAGGAGAAGGCTAATGTCAACTTACTTGTTGCAACCTTCGTTGCCACTGTCACCTTTGCAGCTATTTTCACCATGCCTTACAAACAGGATGGTGCAACTTCTGGTCAGAATTTGGCTTTCGGCGCATTTGCAATAGCGAATTCCATCTCATTTGTTTTGTCAGCTGCCTCAATGTTTCTCCATTTCTTGGCTTTTGGAAGGAAAGGCGAAGCCCCCGATGCATTCTCAGGATTCCTAACTTACTCCGGGCAACTCGTTCCATCGGCTGTTTATGCATTGGTGGTAGCTTATTCTACAGGCTCCTATGGAGTCTTGGCTCATTACTCTCCGAAAATTGCTTCTTTGGCCTTCGGATTTggtttaatcttttttattggcCCTCTCTTCGCCTTCATTAGACTTGTATGGTGGGCATCGAAATGA
- the LOC122317271 gene encoding 3-epi-6-deoxocathasterone 23-monooxygenase CYP90C1 has product MEWLIGCWVFIGILVGWYWIKEKKKIETKHGLPKGNLGWPFIGETLEFIASGYTSRPVSFMEKRRSLYGKVFRTNILGTPIIVSTDPEVNKVILQNHGSTFIPAYPKSITELFGKNSILQINGTLQKRVHALIGGFLRSPQLKARITKEIEHSVKFTLSTWKDMHEIYVQDETKKITFEVLVEALMSIGPGEDMKFLKREFEEFLKGLICIPIKFPGTRLYKSLKAKERMLKVVRRIVEERKTALRNTNEKPPIIDFVDVLLRDIEESSEMQRLPSDFITGNIIELMVPGEETMPTAMTLAVKFLSDCPVALEKLMEENMELKKQKTDSSEGYAWTDYMSMQFTQNVISETLRLANIINAVWRKALKDVEIKGYSIPQGWCVLASFSSVHMNENNYENSYRFDPWRWEKMGAAVNNNCFTPFGGGQRLCPGLELSRLELSIFLHHLVTSYRWVAQQDEIVYFPTVKMKRKLPIRVTPIST; this is encoded by the exons ATGGAATGGCTTATTGGGTGTTGGGTTTTCATAGGTATACTTGTAGGATGGTACTGGattaaggagaagaagaaaatagaaaccAAGCATGGGCTTCCTAAAGGGAACTTAGGTTGGCCTTTCATAGGAGAAACTCTCGAGTTCATTGCTTCTGGCTACACCTCTCGACCCGTCAGCTTCATGGAGAAACGCAGATCTCT GTACGGGAAGGTGTTCAGAACAAACATCTTGGGAACGCCCATAATAGTTTCTACAGATCCGGAAGTCAACAAGGTTATCTTACAGAACCATGGGAGCACTTTTATCCCAGCATATCCCAAATCAATCACAGAGTTATTTGGAAAGAATTCCATACTCCAAATCAATGGAACTCTTCAGAAGAGAGTGCATGCACTGATCGGAGGTTTCCTGAGATCCCCACAACTCAAAGCCCGAATTACCAAAGAGATTGAACACTCTGTCAAATTCACCCTGTCTACTTGGAAGGACATGCACGAAATATACGTCCAAGATGAAACCAAAAAG ATTACGTTTGAAGTACTGGTTGAAGCATTGATGAGCATTGGTCCAGGTGAGGATATGAAGTTTCTGAAAAGAGAATTTGAAGAATTCCTCAAAGGGTTGATTTGTATACCTATTAAGTTTCCTGGAACCAGACTGTACAAATCTCTGAAG GCTAAGGAAAGGATGTTGAAGGTGGTGAGGAGGATcgtggaagaaagaaaaacagcCCTAAGAAATACAAACGAGAAGCCTCCAATAATTGATTTTGTGGACGTGTTACTGCGGGATATCGAAGAATCGAGCGAGATGCAACGCCTACCGTCTGATTTCATCACTGGGAATATCATAGAATTGATGGTCCCTGGAGAGGAAACTATGCCGACGGCTATGACACTAGCTGTCAAATTTCTCAGTGATTGCCCCGTCGCTCTAGAAAAGCTAATG GAGGAAAACATGGAACTGAAGAAACAGAAGACGGATTCCTCTGAAGGTTATGCTTGGACTGACTACATGTCCATGCAATTTACTCAAAAT GTCATCAGTGAAACTCTCAGACtggcaaatatcatcaatgCGGTTTGGAGAAAAGCACTCAAGGATGTAGAAATCAAAG GTTATTCTATACCACAAGGATGGTGCGTCTTGGCCTCGTTTAGTTCTGTTCACATGAATGAAAATAACTATGAAAACTCATATCGATTCGATCCATGGAGATGGGAG AAAATGGGAGCTGCTGTTAATAACAATTGCTTTACACCATTCGGGGGTGGACAGAGGCTATGCCCTGGATTAGAACTTTCCAGGCTTGAGCTCTCGATATTTCTTCACCATCTTGTCACTAGTTACAG ATGGGTAGCACAACAAGATGAAATTGTCTACTTTCCAACGGTCAAGATGAAGAGAAAGCTCCCCATCAGAGTTACCCCCATAAGCACTTGA